A genomic region of Acidobacteriota bacterium contains the following coding sequences:
- a CDS encoding c-type cytochrome, with the protein MVQRLIALLRRPFSRRGSRKPFWERPVPEEDPIVNSSLAVPMAVSSLLLMVTLIWAFYDEGWGLRPWRAHQAEFVERYSTFLRGLKPQQGSQEEEIRASDGYLALQQQQQEAEADVTPRLAEITAEEGSVEAKLGAIEKTFATARSEIQATIYLIETTSGSARKDYEEDREELEQRRYEILLPGEDAPQELSYVELEVMFNSLKDQQGRVRARKAAVLQRPSQIRREMQTYVANRMEGLTASQIQGLINGLDDFEYGIHQIHNGDMGLVDRCETCHLGITEPVTIRAADMGGMELFASHPRSELLDVHDPEVYGCSPCHNGNGIGTVSTDTGHGRYKHWLWPLYPPENMEAGCLRCHGDAARLDMAPVLSAGREQFRWRGCWGCHPRQGFDQERLALLVNQKDVTTLEGEKEAVRLLIERTVGQADEAETNEEANRLYAEADRLTLRVADLDTRVDRERDRGRQLLQEVKTPGPNLKEVRVKLRRDWLPGWIENPHNFRPTTKMPRFRLEEDQARAIAAFVWQSGVNGELENHAQGDAEQGKVLFETRGCMACHAIGEGDEAVGGTFAANLSRVGDKVNYDYLVRWIRNPRKRTLPYCPTLKRDLTPEDYAAAGKPFRFDLQNNECPLCGGTLQVQNPTVMPNLRLTVQESRDIATYLKSQAPGAEYAAAAWLEDSELAPKGRAMVRHFGCAGCHEIATLEDEGKIGTDLTEEGSKPLERLDFALLTQTAKREGWYNHKGFFERKLENPAVYDQGKLKEPLERLRMPNFHLEPEEITQLTTYLLGSVTPEDRVPERYHYQPRDQRSHIQEGWEIILKYNCMGCHQVAPGQQPIVKSLPLYQQDDWREQVPPPLVGEGARVDPNWLTRFLKNPALDEERTNRNGVRPYLQIRMPTFTLSDGEVEKLVRFFGALAQQPLPYLPKALEPLSQRELTMARQLFTHPAAPCLRCHATGDPQHDRNATAPSFELVSERLQPDWTRRWMVHPEIIQPGTSMPSGLFEREENRWIFALADLPIMKDYEKDHADLVLRYMFQFTRQEQRRLRGR; encoded by the coding sequence ATGGTTCAACGTTTGATCGCGCTGCTCCGGCGGCCGTTTTCCCGGCGAGGGTCGCGTAAGCCCTTCTGGGAACGGCCGGTGCCGGAAGAAGATCCCATCGTCAATTCCTCGCTGGCCGTTCCCATGGCGGTGAGTTCCCTGCTGCTGATGGTGACGCTCATCTGGGCGTTCTACGATGAAGGCTGGGGCCTCAGGCCGTGGAGGGCGCACCAGGCCGAGTTCGTTGAGCGCTACTCCACGTTTCTGAGAGGCCTGAAGCCGCAGCAGGGGAGCCAGGAGGAGGAGATCAGGGCTTCCGACGGATATCTGGCGTTGCAGCAGCAGCAACAGGAAGCGGAAGCCGACGTCACTCCCCGGCTGGCGGAGATCACGGCCGAGGAAGGATCCGTCGAAGCCAAGCTCGGCGCCATCGAAAAGACCTTCGCCACGGCCCGGAGCGAGATCCAGGCCACCATCTACCTGATTGAGACCACGTCCGGCTCAGCCAGAAAGGATTACGAAGAAGACCGCGAGGAGTTGGAGCAGAGACGCTACGAGATTCTGCTTCCCGGGGAAGACGCCCCTCAGGAGTTGAGCTACGTCGAGTTGGAGGTCATGTTCAATTCCCTGAAAGACCAGCAGGGACGGGTTCGGGCCCGGAAGGCGGCGGTGCTGCAACGGCCGAGCCAGATCCGGCGAGAGATGCAGACCTACGTGGCGAATCGCATGGAAGGGCTCACGGCCAGCCAGATTCAGGGCCTGATCAATGGACTGGACGACTTTGAGTACGGGATCCACCAGATCCACAATGGAGACATGGGCCTGGTGGACCGGTGCGAGACGTGTCACCTGGGGATCACCGAGCCGGTAACGATCCGCGCCGCCGATATGGGCGGAATGGAACTCTTCGCCAGCCATCCCAGGTCGGAGTTGTTGGATGTTCACGACCCGGAGGTGTACGGTTGCTCCCCCTGCCACAACGGGAACGGAATCGGCACCGTAAGTACTGATACCGGCCACGGACGATACAAGCATTGGCTCTGGCCCCTCTATCCGCCTGAGAACATGGAAGCCGGCTGCCTGCGGTGCCACGGCGACGCCGCCCGGCTGGACATGGCCCCGGTGTTGAGCGCGGGCCGCGAGCAGTTCCGGTGGCGCGGCTGTTGGGGCTGCCATCCCCGGCAGGGCTTCGACCAGGAACGGCTTGCGTTGCTGGTCAACCAAAAAGACGTGACGACCCTGGAAGGCGAAAAAGAGGCCGTCCGGCTCCTGATCGAGCGGACGGTGGGCCAGGCCGACGAAGCCGAAACCAACGAGGAGGCGAATCGCCTCTACGCTGAGGCGGATCGTCTCACACTGCGGGTCGCCGACCTCGACACCCGGGTCGACCGGGAGCGGGACCGGGGCCGGCAGCTTCTCCAAGAGGTCAAGACACCCGGGCCGAATCTCAAGGAGGTCCGGGTCAAGCTGCGCCGCGACTGGTTGCCTGGCTGGATCGAGAATCCCCACAATTTCCGGCCCACCACCAAGATGCCGCGTTTTCGCCTGGAAGAGGATCAGGCCCGGGCGATTGCGGCATTCGTCTGGCAGTCCGGCGTCAATGGAGAGCTGGAGAATCATGCCCAAGGCGATGCGGAACAGGGCAAGGTGCTGTTCGAGACTCGAGGGTGCATGGCCTGTCACGCCATTGGCGAAGGGGACGAGGCGGTCGGAGGGACCTTTGCGGCCAATCTGAGCCGTGTGGGCGACAAGGTGAACTATGACTACCTGGTGCGCTGGATTCGCAATCCGCGAAAACGGACGCTCCCCTACTGTCCGACGCTCAAGCGGGACCTCACTCCCGAGGACTATGCGGCCGCCGGGAAACCGTTCCGTTTCGACCTTCAAAACAATGAATGTCCGCTCTGCGGCGGAACTCTCCAGGTGCAGAATCCCACGGTCATGCCGAACCTGCGTCTGACCGTGCAAGAGAGCCGCGACATTGCAACCTACCTGAAGAGCCAGGCGCCCGGCGCCGAATACGCTGCCGCGGCGTGGCTTGAGGATTCGGAACTGGCGCCCAAGGGACGGGCCATGGTTCGCCACTTCGGCTGTGCCGGCTGCCACGAGATCGCGACCCTGGAGGATGAAGGAAAGATCGGGACCGATCTCACGGAGGAGGGCAGCAAACCGCTGGAGCGCCTCGATTTTGCGTTGCTCACCCAGACCGCCAAGCGGGAGGGTTGGTACAACCACAAGGGATTCTTCGAGCGGAAGCTGGAGAATCCGGCCGTCTACGATCAGGGCAAGCTCAAGGAGCCGCTGGAGCGCCTCCGGATGCCCAATTTCCATCTGGAACCGGAGGAGATCACCCAGCTCACCACCTACCTGTTGGGGAGCGTGACGCCTGAGGACCGGGTTCCGGAGCGTTATCACTACCAGCCGCGGGACCAGAGGAGTCACATCCAAGAGGGCTGGGAAATTATCCTCAAGTACAACTGCATGGGGTGCCACCAGGTGGCGCCGGGTCAGCAGCCCATCGTCAAGAGTCTGCCGCTGTACCAGCAGGATGACTGGCGCGAGCAAGTGCCTCCGCCGTTGGTCGGCGAGGGAGCAAGAGTCGATCCCAACTGGTTGACCCGTTTCCTGAAGAATCCGGCTCTGGACGAGGAGCGGACCAACCGTAACGGAGTTCGGCCCTACCTCCAGATCCGGATGCCCACCTTCACTCTTTCTGACGGAGAAGTGGAGAAGCTGGTCCGTTTCTTCGGGGCGCTGGCGCAGCAGCCGTTGCCCTATCTGCCCAAGGCTCTGGAGCCGCTATCGCAGCGGGAGCTGACCATGGCCCGCCAGCTCTTCACGCACCCGGCGGCGCCCTGCCTGCGCTGTCATGCCACCGGCGACCCGCAGCACGACCGCAATGCGACGGCGCCCAGCTTCGAGCTGGTGAGTGAACGCCTGCAGCCGGACTGGACCCGGCGCTGGATGGTCCATCCGGAGATCATACAGCCGGGGACCTCCATGCCGTCGGGACTGTTCGAGCGTGAAGAGAACCGCTGGATCTTCGCCTTGGCGGATCTCCCCATCATGAAGGACTACGAGAAGGACCACGCCGACCTTGTGCTACGATACATGTTCCAGTTCACGCGACAGGAACAGCGTCGGCTCAGAGGTCGATGA
- a CDS encoding cytochrome C: MDWYQLWEIVSLPDNIPIVAMIVLVPFFTWYAFRQAFATDRLIVQLEADPKAARGHYRKIEPFRKGWQQKLHVWPYLLRVELLATVIVTVILMVWSITLNAPLEAPANPNLTMNPSKAPWYFLGLQEMLVYFDPWIAGVLMPTLIIIGLMAIPYIDKNPLGNGYYTFRQRKFAILAFCFGFLVLWSVMIVIGTFIRGPGWMWFWPGATWDHHRLVFETNRDLHELLGITQQPYVAVVGAVAIGVYLVVFGFLLHKLILSTEFNRKIYARMTLIQYVLLQSLLLIMVALPVKIILRLVFRIKNIWVTPWFNV, from the coding sequence ATGGATTGGTACCAACTCTGGGAGATCGTCTCCCTGCCCGACAACATTCCCATCGTGGCCATGATCGTGCTGGTCCCCTTCTTCACCTGGTACGCGTTCCGGCAAGCGTTTGCGACCGACCGGTTGATCGTGCAGTTGGAGGCCGACCCCAAGGCGGCCCGCGGCCACTACCGCAAGATCGAGCCGTTTCGGAAAGGTTGGCAGCAGAAGCTCCATGTCTGGCCCTACCTGCTGCGGGTGGAATTGTTGGCCACCGTGATCGTCACCGTGATCCTGATGGTCTGGTCCATCACCCTCAACGCCCCGTTGGAGGCGCCGGCCAATCCCAACCTCACCATGAACCCGTCCAAGGCGCCGTGGTATTTCCTGGGCCTGCAGGAGATGTTGGTCTATTTCGACCCATGGATCGCCGGGGTCCTGATGCCGACCCTCATCATCATCGGGCTGATGGCCATCCCCTACATCGACAAGAATCCTCTGGGGAATGGCTACTACACGTTCCGGCAGAGGAAATTCGCCATCCTGGCCTTCTGTTTCGGTTTTCTGGTTCTGTGGAGCGTCATGATCGTCATCGGGACCTTCATCCGGGGGCCGGGGTGGATGTGGTTCTGGCCCGGGGCCACCTGGGACCACCACCGCCTGGTCTTCGAGACCAACCGGGATCTGCATGAGTTGCTGGGCATCACCCAGCAGCCATACGTTGCCGTCGTGGGCGCCGTCGCCATCGGCGTCTACCTGGTGGTCTTCGGTTTCCTCCTCCACAAGTTGATCCTGTCCACCGAGTTCAATCGGAAGATCTACGCCAGGATGACCCTGATCCAGTACGTCCTTCTCCAGTCCCTGCTCCTGATCATGGTGGCGTTGCCGGTCAAGATCATTCTGCGGCTGGTATTCCGCATAAAAAATATCTGGGTGACCCCATGGTTCAACGTTTGA
- a CDS encoding cytochrome b N-terminal domain-containing protein: MVQKKRGDVEPPPPPGKLKSLLNKVQTVLDPYIGTFVDKGKDDVKAIRQYKGSQLWKSVFRHKLDDTPRNRSLAVLTNVFLHLHPAKINRDAVRFRFTWGMGGLSFYLFLVLTITGIFLMFYYHPTKGQAYADIMFLHNDVPFGGLLRNMHRWAAHLMILTVWLHMFRVFLTGSYKSPREFNWTVGVICLVLTLLLSFTGYLLPDDQLGFWAVTVGTNMARATPLLGHEGPFGPELGITAYNDVRFALLGGSIVDANALLRAYIWHCIAIPFLLVAFLAVHFWRVRKDGSISGPAPVMLESEIKRVRRR; encoded by the coding sequence ATGGTCCAGAAAAAGCGGGGAGATGTGGAGCCGCCCCCCCCTCCGGGAAAGCTCAAGTCGCTCCTCAACAAAGTCCAGACCGTCCTGGATCCCTACATTGGAACTTTCGTCGACAAAGGGAAGGATGATGTCAAGGCAATCCGGCAGTACAAGGGGAGTCAGCTCTGGAAGTCGGTCTTTCGTCACAAGCTGGACGACACCCCCCGCAACCGTTCGCTGGCGGTTCTGACCAACGTTTTTCTGCACCTGCATCCTGCCAAGATCAACCGGGACGCCGTCCGCTTCCGGTTCACCTGGGGCATGGGCGGACTCTCTTTCTACCTCTTCCTGGTCCTGACCATCACCGGCATCTTCCTCATGTTCTACTACCATCCCACCAAGGGCCAGGCATACGCGGACATCATGTTCCTGCACAACGACGTCCCCTTCGGCGGCTTGCTGCGGAACATGCATCGCTGGGCCGCCCACTTGATGATCCTGACGGTGTGGCTCCACATGTTTCGGGTATTTTTGACCGGCTCGTACAAGTCGCCGCGGGAGTTCAACTGGACCGTCGGCGTGATCTGCCTGGTATTGACCCTGCTCCTCTCCTTCACCGGCTACCTGTTGCCGGACGACCAGTTGGGTTTCTGGGCGGTCACGGTGGGGACCAACATGGCCCGCGCCACGCCACTGCTGGGGCACGAAGGCCCCTTCGGCCCCGAGTTGGGGATTACCGCCTACAACGACGTGAGGTTTGCCTTGCTGGGTGGGTCCATCGTGGACGCCAACGCCCTCTTGCGGGCCTATATCTGGCATTGCATCGCCATCCCCTTCTTGCTGGTGGCATTTTTGGCCGTCCATTTCTGGCGGGTGCGAAAGGACGGAAGCATCTCCGGCCCGGCCCCGGTCATGCTGGAATCGGAGATCAAGCGCGTCAGGAGGAGGTGA
- a CDS encoding ubiquinol-cytochrome c reductase iron-sulfur subunit, with the protein MSRANTDEKSERRLIRRRKFAFASIFAFLTANFFMTLRFFFPRTLFEPKTSFKVGYPTDFGFGVDTRFQQKYRIWVVRNAEGIFVISAICTHLGCTPDWVESEQKFKCPCHGSGYDSEGRNFEGPAPRPMDRAHVELAPDGQILVDVSRIYKCPPGAPCEFREDGSYLPV; encoded by the coding sequence GTGAGTCGGGCGAATACGGATGAAAAGAGCGAGAGGCGCCTGATCCGGCGGCGCAAGTTCGCCTTTGCCAGCATATTCGCCTTTTTGACCGCCAACTTCTTCATGACTTTGCGCTTCTTCTTTCCGCGCACCCTGTTTGAGCCGAAGACCTCCTTCAAGGTGGGCTATCCCACCGATTTCGGCTTCGGCGTGGACACGCGGTTTCAGCAGAAATACCGCATCTGGGTGGTGCGCAACGCCGAGGGCATCTTCGTCATTTCCGCTATCTGCACTCATCTGGGCTGTACTCCGGACTGGGTCGAGAGCGAGCAGAAATTCAAATGCCCCTGTCACGGCAGTGGTTATGACAGCGAAGGCAGGAACTTCGAAGGTCCGGCCCCGCGCCCCATGGACCGGGCACACGTGGAATTGGCCCCGGATGGACAGATCCTGGTGGACGTGAGCCGGATCTACAAGTGTCCGCCGGGAGCGCCGTGCGAGTTCCGGGAAGACGGGTCGTATCTGCCGGTCTGA
- a CDS encoding cytochrome C oxidase subunit IV family protein — MSDEHSHNRLYLTVWVVLLVVTVVEVVLAYVNLSVMLMLSTLVILSFFKAGLIVAYFMHLRFERFSLFVTLIPMLLICVILMFGFPLPDAPRVLELKP; from the coding sequence ATGAGTGACGAACATTCCCACAATCGGCTCTATCTGACGGTCTGGGTGGTGCTCCTGGTGGTGACCGTCGTGGAGGTGGTGCTGGCGTACGTCAACCTCTCGGTCATGCTCATGTTGTCTACGCTGGTGATCCTTTCCTTCTTCAAGGCGGGTCTCATCGTGGCCTACTTCATGCACCTGCGTTTCGAGCGGTTCAGCCTCTTCGTGACCTTGATCCCCATGTTGCTGATCTGCGTCATTCTGATGTTCGGGTTTCCGCTTCCGGACGCCCCCCGGGTACTGGAGTTGAAGCCGTAG
- a CDS encoding cytochrome c oxidase subunit 3: protein MAQQAHDASISDWAGGKSPFAIGSKKLGMWLFILSDTLTFTALLVAYTYVRVANEGWPRPFDTSSIALASVMTFCLLSSSLTMVLAVAAAHRGDRSTAAKWIWATIAGGLAFIVLHGYEWMQLIEHGVTPFNNPWGVPLFGATFFTLTGLHMTHVTAGVIYLGIVAWGFKGGRFDSEDVEVSGLYWHFVDLVWMFIFPLVYLLSNVI, encoded by the coding sequence ATGGCTCAGCAGGCACACGACGCGAGCATTTCCGATTGGGCGGGAGGAAAATCTCCCTTCGCCATCGGCTCCAAGAAGCTGGGGATGTGGCTTTTCATCCTCTCCGACACCTTGACCTTCACGGCGTTGCTGGTGGCCTACACTTACGTCCGAGTCGCGAACGAAGGCTGGCCCCGGCCCTTCGATACATCCAGCATCGCGCTGGCTTCGGTCATGACCTTCTGCCTGCTCTCCAGTTCGCTGACCATGGTCCTGGCCGTCGCCGCCGCTCATCGGGGCGACCGGTCGACTGCGGCGAAATGGATCTGGGCCACCATTGCGGGAGGGCTGGCCTTTATCGTGCTCCATGGCTACGAATGGATGCAGTTGATCGAACATGGCGTCACTCCGTTCAACAACCCATGGGGTGTTCCGCTGTTCGGCGCCACCTTCTTCACGTTGACCGGGCTCCACATGACACACGTGACCGCCGGCGTCATCTATCTGGGGATCGTGGCATGGGGTTTCAAGGGTGGCCGTTTCGACTCCGAGGACGTGGAGGTGAGCGGGCTCTACTGGCATTTCGTGGACTTGGTGTGGATGTTCATATTCCCCTTGGTCTACCTGTTGTCCAACGTAATCTGA
- a CDS encoding cytochrome c oxidase subunit 3, whose amino-acid sequence MAIVAPPPTSKTGGRELGSEGPVLPGAPALPTGPGGWGDSWGERPGVPERRYYTGMLVLMAGVTMLFAAFTSAYIVRKGISDDWLPTAIPALVWVNTALLLASSLTLERARRVYGDTAAVARWWLATTSLGVVFLLGQLVVWQQLAGAGIYLRTNPSSAFFYILTGAHGVHLLGGVAALVHWSRRLLQDRPPTRTVLNVTAIYWHFLDGLWVYLLLFILFWR is encoded by the coding sequence ATGGCAATCGTCGCACCACCTCCCACTTCCAAGACCGGCGGCCGCGAGTTGGGCTCCGAGGGTCCGGTTCTGCCCGGAGCGCCGGCCTTGCCCACGGGACCCGGCGGCTGGGGCGATTCCTGGGGAGAACGTCCGGGAGTCCCCGAGCGTCGCTACTACACCGGGATGCTGGTGCTCATGGCGGGCGTGACCATGCTGTTCGCCGCCTTCACCAGCGCCTACATCGTGCGCAAGGGAATCTCGGACGATTGGCTTCCAACCGCCATTCCCGCCCTGGTCTGGGTGAACACGGCTCTGCTGCTGGCCAGCAGCCTCACGCTGGAAAGGGCCCGGCGAGTCTACGGCGACACGGCCGCCGTGGCCCGATGGTGGCTGGCGACCACAAGCCTCGGCGTTGTCTTTTTGCTGGGGCAGCTCGTGGTCTGGCAGCAACTGGCGGGTGCCGGCATCTATCTGCGAACCAATCCCAGCAGCGCCTTCTTCTACATCTTGACCGGCGCCCACGGCGTCCATCTTCTGGGCGGTGTGGCGGCGTTGGTCCATTGGTCCCGGAGACTATTGCAGGATCGCCCGCCGACCCGCACGGTTCTCAACGTCACGGCCATCTACTGGCATTTTCTGGATGGGCTCTGGGTCTATCTTCTGTTGTTCATTTTGTTCTGGAGGTAA
- a CDS encoding cbb3-type cytochrome c oxidase subunit I → MAEEVQTHAAHHEAPSGWVRKYVFSIDHKVIGIQYYLLALFSVLVGVGLSVLIRLNLAWPGTEISILGTLFPEGAPGGIMTPEFYLAMLTMHGTIMVFFVLTTAPQGGFGNYFLPIQIGADDMAFPVLNMLSFWVTFLALAVLMAAFFVEGGAPISGWTAYPPLSALGEIAGPGLGTGQSLWVVSIALFCVASLLGALNFITTTIDMRAKGMTMMRLPLTVWGWFVTAILGLLAFGVLLAAGVLLLLDRWAGTSFFIPGGLVVSDQAIDHTGGSPLLWQHLFWFFGHPEVYIAILPGMGAVSHILATFARKPVFGYKAMAFAIIGIGAVSFIVWGHHMFLSGMSPYTAIVFSLTTTAVAVPSAIKTFNWLGTLWGGRIQLTTAMLYALGFVSLFVSGGVTGLFLNQPAVDVYLHDTYFVVGHFHMIMGVAAIFGIFAATYYWFSKMFGRHLNEFWGKVHFWITFVGVYCIFMPMHNLGIGGQPRRYAELTAFDFLQPLVSLQQFISVAAFITAAAQIIFVANFLYSLFKGRVAEMNPWRATTIEWEVPSPPPHDNFAGKFPVVHRGPYEYSVPGAEEDFVPQTAPDARGSTG, encoded by the coding sequence ATGGCAGAAGAGGTTCAGACGCACGCCGCTCATCACGAAGCGCCGTCAGGCTGGGTTCGAAAGTATGTCTTCAGCATCGACCACAAGGTGATCGGGATCCAGTACTACCTGCTGGCTCTGTTCTCGGTTCTGGTGGGAGTGGGCCTGTCGGTGCTGATTCGCTTGAATCTGGCGTGGCCGGGCACCGAGATTTCCATTCTGGGCACCCTCTTTCCGGAGGGGGCGCCGGGCGGAATCATGACGCCGGAGTTCTACTTGGCCATGCTCACCATGCATGGGACCATCATGGTCTTCTTCGTTCTGACCACGGCGCCTCAGGGGGGATTCGGGAACTATTTCCTGCCCATCCAGATCGGTGCCGACGACATGGCCTTTCCCGTATTGAACATGCTCTCGTTCTGGGTCACTTTCCTGGCCCTGGCCGTTCTCATGGCTGCTTTCTTTGTGGAGGGAGGGGCCCCCATCTCGGGATGGACGGCCTATCCTCCGCTGAGCGCGCTGGGGGAGATTGCCGGACCGGGGCTGGGAACGGGACAGAGCCTGTGGGTGGTGAGCATCGCCCTGTTCTGCGTGGCCTCGCTGCTGGGCGCACTGAACTTCATCACCACCACCATCGACATGCGGGCCAAGGGCATGACCATGATGCGTCTGCCGTTGACGGTCTGGGGCTGGTTCGTCACCGCCATCCTGGGTTTGCTGGCCTTTGGCGTCCTGCTGGCCGCAGGGGTTCTCCTGCTCCTGGACCGTTGGGCCGGGACCAGTTTCTTCATTCCCGGCGGACTGGTGGTAAGTGACCAGGCCATCGATCACACGGGCGGGTCGCCGCTGCTCTGGCAGCATCTGTTCTGGTTCTTCGGACATCCGGAAGTCTACATCGCCATCCTTCCGGGAATGGGCGCCGTCTCGCACATCCTGGCCACTTTCGCCCGCAAACCGGTGTTCGGCTACAAGGCCATGGCCTTCGCCATCATCGGCATCGGCGCGGTCAGCTTCATCGTCTGGGGCCACCACATGTTCCTGAGCGGGATGAGCCCCTACACCGCCATCGTCTTCTCGCTGACCACCACGGCTGTGGCCGTGCCCTCGGCCATCAAGACGTTCAATTGGCTGGGCACCCTCTGGGGAGGGCGGATCCAATTGACGACCGCCATGCTCTATGCCCTGGGTTTCGTTTCCCTGTTCGTGAGCGGAGGCGTGACCGGTCTCTTCCTGAACCAGCCCGCGGTGGACGTCTATCTCCACGACACCTACTTCGTGGTGGGTCATTTCCACATGATCATGGGAGTGGCCGCCATCTTCGGCATCTTCGCCGCCACCTACTACTGGTTCTCCAAGATGTTCGGGCGCCACCTCAACGAGTTCTGGGGCAAGGTCCACTTCTGGATCACCTTCGTCGGGGTCTACTGCATCTTCATGCCCATGCACAACCTGGGGATCGGGGGGCAACCACGCAGATACGCCGAACTGACCGCCTTCGACTTTCTACAGCCACTGGTTTCGTTGCAGCAGTTCATCTCGGTGGCCGCCTTCATCACGGCTGCCGCCCAGATCATCTTCGTGGCCAATTTCCTCTACAGCCTTTTCAAGGGCCGGGTAGCGGAAATGAACCCCTGGCGGGCAACCACCATCGAGTGGGAAGTTCCGTCTCCTCCGCCCCATGACAACTTCGCCGGCAAGTTTCCGGTAGTGCATCGCGGCCCCTACGAGTACAGCGTCCCGGGCGCCGAGGAAGACTTCGTCCCACAAACCGCACCCGACGCGCGCGGGTCCACCGGCTAA
- a CDS encoding cytochrome c oxidase subunit II, with the protein MILAVTIWLITIVSTVLMVGKYWWFPEVASAHGGDLDRQFMVTLVVTGVVFILAQVGLGYAIARYRDGAGRVANYTHGNEKLEVIWVVATTVVFFAMVIPGQSIWADLYLSEAPEDAVRIEVTGQQFAWNIRYPGPDGEFGRVAPDLIDDEGGNPLGLDLSDTAAQDDLVVPIMAVPLGKPIELLLRSKDVTHAFSVRELRVKQDLVPGLLIPVQFTATRTGRWEIACAELCGLQHYNMRSFLEVLPEEDFAQWLKDQAEE; encoded by the coding sequence ATGATATTGGCGGTGACAATCTGGCTCATCACGATAGTTTCCACGGTGCTGATGGTCGGCAAGTACTGGTGGTTCCCCGAAGTGGCGTCGGCGCATGGCGGCGACCTGGACCGGCAGTTCATGGTGACTCTGGTGGTGACCGGAGTCGTCTTCATCCTGGCCCAAGTGGGGCTCGGCTACGCCATTGCGCGCTATCGGGACGGGGCGGGAAGGGTCGCCAACTACACCCACGGGAACGAAAAGCTCGAGGTGATCTGGGTCGTGGCCACCACCGTGGTCTTTTTCGCCATGGTGATTCCGGGCCAGAGCATCTGGGCCGACCTCTATCTCTCCGAAGCCCCCGAGGACGCCGTCCGCATCGAGGTGACCGGGCAACAGTTTGCCTGGAACATACGATATCCCGGCCCCGACGGTGAGTTCGGGAGGGTGGCTCCGGACCTCATCGATGACGAAGGGGGCAATCCGCTGGGATTGGACCTGTCCGATACGGCCGCCCAGGACGACCTGGTGGTTCCCATCATGGCGGTCCCGCTGGGCAAGCCGATCGAGCTGCTCCTGCGCTCCAAGGACGTGACTCACGCCTTTTCGGTGCGGGAGTTGCGGGTCAAGCAGGACCTGGTCCCGGGACTGCTCATCCCCGTCCAGTTCACGGCCACCCGGACCGGCCGATGGGAGATCGCCTGCGCCGAGCTGTGCGGGCTGCAGCATTACAACATGCGGAGTTTTCTGGAGGTGCTTCCGGAGGAGGACTTCGCCCAGTGGCTGAAGGATCAGGCTGAAGAATAG
- a CDS encoding AbrB/MazE/SpoVT family DNA-binding domain-containing protein, which translates to MLAKLTSKNQLTLPKAVIADFQGSEYFDVTNENGRIVLTPVRLTRAGAVRAKLAELNISKADVADAVAWARRGK; encoded by the coding sequence ATGCTGGCCAAACTGACATCCAAGAACCAACTTACGTTGCCCAAGGCGGTGATCGCCGACTTCCAAGGCTCCGAGTATTTCGATGTGACCAATGAAAACGGCCGCATCGTGCTCACGCCCGTCCGTCTGACTCGCGCCGGCGCCGTGCGCGCCAAACTGGCTGAACTCAACATCTCAAAGGCAGATGTCGCCGACGCGGTGGCGTGGGCTCGGCGCGGCAAATGA
- a CDS encoding putative toxin-antitoxin system toxin component, PIN family: MIVPRLVLDTNVLVSVLLFPAGSVSWMRRAWHSGGILPLASRETTMELIRVLSYPKFQLNADEKADLLADYLPWCESVIVSHSSAVPKCRDPFDRPFLDLALQGHADALVTGDGDLLALASVFPIPILTPNAARSRWDQGSTNRKVG, encoded by the coding sequence ATGATTGTTCCGCGGCTGGTGCTCGACACCAACGTCCTGGTCTCCGTTCTGTTGTTTCCCGCCGGATCGGTCTCCTGGATGCGTCGCGCGTGGCATTCGGGAGGCATCCTCCCGCTCGCCAGTCGAGAGACGACTATGGAACTGATCCGCGTGCTTTCCTATCCGAAGTTCCAACTGAACGCCGACGAGAAAGCAGACCTGCTGGCCGATTACCTTCCCTGGTGCGAATCGGTGATCGTTTCGCACTCATCCGCCGTGCCGAAATGCCGCGACCCGTTTGACCGCCCTTTCCTCGATCTGGCGCTGCAGGGACATGCCGACGCCTTGGTCACCGGTGACGGAGACCTGCTGGCCTTAGCGTCAGTGTTCCCCATTCCGATCCTCACCCCAAACGCCGCCAGAAGCCGTTGGGACCAAGGGTCGACGAATCGCAAGGTGGGTTGA